The Nakamurella antarctica genomic interval GGGTCCATCAGGCACAGACGCGGCCCTCGACCTCGCTGTGGGGCCGGCTTTGCTTGCCGCGATGGCAGCCGAAGGCGGGGATCCCTGGCTGCGGATCTATCGACCATCGCCGACGGTTGCGATGACCGGCCGCGACAAACTACTGCCAGGATTCGATGCGGCAGTCCAAGTTTCGCGCGCACAAGGGTTTGTGCCGGTTCGTCGCTCGTCAGGAGGGCGCGCCGCCGCCTACACCGACCAGGCGATCTGCCTGGACCATATAGGTTACTCTGCAACGGATCTCCACGATATTAAGGGAAGGTTCGCCGAATACGGTGAACTGCTCGCCGGCGCTCTTCGGTCCTTGGGGTGCGATGCCAGGATGGGGGAAGTGGCGGGGGAATAGTGCCCCGGCGAGTACAGCGTCAACGGCGAGGGCCGCGTCAAACTCATCGGCACAGCCCAACGGATGGTGCGCCGCGGGTGGCTATTCGGCGCTGTCATCGTGGTGTCAGACTCTGCTCGGGTCCGGGGTGTTCTGGAAGGCGTCTACAGTGCGCTCGGCACGGGGTGGAACCCGGAAACGGTAGGCGCCATCACTGATCTCGTGTCGAGTGTGACGACAGACCAGGTGGCGCAGGCGGTGTTAGACGCGTACGCGGACCGGTTCGACCTGGTGCCCAATGAGTGGCCAGCCGCTGTCTTAGCCGGCGCCCGAGACCGCGTGGCCGACCACGTCCTCTGAGCGTTTGCTTGGCCACCCCTGTCCCCCACCCATTACGATAAACACGTGAATTCCGTACCCGCCGAAACCGATTTGCCGCACGCCGTCCTGTGGGACTTGGACGGGACGCTCATCGATTCCGAACACCACTGGCTCACCGTGCAGTACGCCCTCACCGATGCGCACAACGCGCCCTGGACAGAAGCGGATTCCCTCGCCAGCATTGGCCGAGCACTGCCTGATTCGGCTCGGGCGCTCCGGGAAAGTGGCGTCGATATGCCGGAGCCACACATCATCGACCACTTGGTCGACACTGTCAGCGAACTCCTCAAAGACGGGGTTACGTGGATGGATGGCGCCAGAAAGATGCTGGAAAACCTCGCTGCGGCGGGTATTCCGTGTGCTTTGGTGACCATGTCCTACCGCAAAATCGCCGAGCAGGTTGCTGCGGTAGCGCCGAAAGGCGCGTTTCGGGTCATCATCAGCGGTGATGACGTCGAATTCGGTAAACCGCATCCGGAGCCGTACTTGCGCGCCGCCGCGGCGCTGGGCGTAAAACCGGAGCACTGCGTGGCCTTCGAAGACTCTTCGGCCGGGGTCGCCTCGGCGGAGGCCGCCGGGGCGAAAGTGGTGGTGCTGCGCGGCATCACGAAGTTTCCGTGGCGAGCTGGGCGCAGTTATGTCAACTCTTTGGCGAGCCTGAATGTGCAAGACGTACGGGAAATAGCACGTGGCCACGTCGTAGATCTGTAGCTCGCGCGCTCGATCTTTGGCTCGCGCATACGAGAAAGATGTCGGTTTGGCACACTGGAAGGCATGGAAACTCCCCACAAGCTCACCTCGACAGAACTCGCAGATGCCCTAGCAACACTCGAAGGCTGGGAGACCGACGGCAGCGCGCTTACCGTCACCTACTCACTTGCAACATCAGTTGCCGCCGTTCTGTTCATCGTTCAGGTGGGTCAGATCAGCGAAGAACTGAACCACCACCCCGACCTCGACTGGCGCTACAACAAGGTCTTGCTGCGGATCACCACGCATGATGCTGGCGGCGTGGTCACCGAACTCGATCGCAAGCTGGCCGGCTCGATCAGCGCGTGTGCGAGCCAGTTCAACGCCAAGCCTGCCAACTGAGCTACAGGACTGTTGGGGCCGTCCCGTTACCGAACGGGAGCCCCCCGAGATCGGCGCGATTGTGCGGAAGCTGCCACAGCGATTCGTCCGGCCCAAGCGGCACGATCTGTGTCGGGTTGATGTCCACGTGCACGCGGTAATAGTGCGCCTTGATCTGCGCGAAGTCGGTGGTGTCGCCGAAACCTGGAGTTTGAAACAGGTCTCGGGCATAAGCGAAGAGCACGGGCATCTCGCTGAGTTTGTTCCGGTTGCATTTGAAATGTCCGTGGTAGACGGCGTCGAACCTGGCGAGGGTGGTGAAAAGGCGTACATCGGCTTCGGTGATGGTCTCTCCCACCAGATATCGCTGGTTACGCAAGCGATCCTCCAGCCAGTCGAGGCGGTGGAACAACCGGTGGTAAGCCTTCTCGTATGCCTGCTGGGAGCCGGCAAAACCTGCGCGGTAGACCCCGTTGTTCACGTCGCGGAAGACGAGATCGGCAACCTCGTCGATTTCTGCACGCATGTGCTCGGGGTAGAGATCCGGGGCTCCTTCGCGGTGAAAGTCCTTCCATTCCAGCGACATGTCGAGCGTGATCTGGGGGTAGTTGTTCGTCACCACCTTGCCCGTCGTGGTGTCCACGATCGCTGGCACCGTGATGCCGCGGGGGTAATCGGGGAATCGGGCGAAGTATGCCTGTTGGAGCCGCTCGATACCCAGCACGGGATCCACGCCGTTGGGATCGAGATCGAAGGTCCAGCTGCGGCTGTCGTGCGTCGGCCCGCACAAGCCCATCGAGATGGAGTCTTCTAACCCGAGGAGGCGGCGCACGATAATCGCGCGATTGGCCCACGGGCACGCCTTGGCGGCAACAAGCCGGTAGCGGCCGGCTTCCACCGGATAGCCGTCGCGGCCGTCGCGCGTAATGCGTGTCTGAATGTAACGGGTATCCCGGTTGAACTCCTCGCCGCCGTGGACGTAGGAACCTTCGGTGCTGAAGTCAGTGCTCATTTCATAAGTATATGCACGTGCATATACTTATGAACCGGAAATGAGCAGGCCACCACAACACACGAGCCTTCGGCACGGGACAATGGCACCCATGACGACCTACGTAGCGCTGCTCCGTGCGGTGAATGTCGGCGGCGCGAAGGTGTCGATGACGGCGCTGAGAGAAATCGCCCTCAGACAAGGATGGACAAATGTCAGCACCTACATCAACAGCGGCAACCTGCTGTTCGATTCACTCGATGGGCCGATCAGAGCAGCCGACCTGGTCAGTAGTGGGATTGAGGCTGCCATCGACCGTCATGTGGCGGTGGTGGTGCGAACCCCGGACCAGCTGGCCGCCACGCTTGAGCGGTCGCGGGAACTATTCGCCCACGACGACGACAAACACGTGGCCATCGCCTTTCTCGACCGCCCAGTACAGCCAGCCTCGCTGGGCCAGTACGACCTAGAGCGCTACGTGGTGGATGGCGCGCAGGTGCACCTGTTGTATCCAACCGGATTGGGCAACTCGAAGCTCACAACGCCGTTGATCGAAAAGAAGCTGGACGCTGTAGCCACCACCAGGGGCCGCAAGACCGTCATGGCGCTTGTCGCCAGGGCGTCTAAGCAGGCCTAAGGGTCTCTCAACCGCTGCCCGGAACGGGTGTGGTTCGCCGCGCAAGCTCAGACACCTGGATCGATAGCACCACACAATGCTCGTGGCTCACCCTGTTCAGCGCGGCTGGCCCATCGCTCGGTACCTTCGAAGGGAGTCCCTCGGATTGCCGAAAAAGACTGCGGGACGCGAACGCGCGTAGCGTCGGGTATCGAAACGACGAGACGACGATGACGACGAAACGACGAGACGACGATGACGACGAGCGCGCAGAGAATTGGAAGGCCAGTAGCCGATGACCAGTACCGACAGCGAGCCGCACCTCGCTGAGGCAGTAGGGCGAGTTGCGCAGCTGCTGCGGGGTAAGTCCGTTGCCGTACTCACGGGCGCCGGACTCAGCACCGATTCGGGAATTCCCGACTACCGCGGTCCCGGTTCGGGCAACCGCACGCCGATGTTTTTCCAAGAGTTCATCAAAACCGACCTCAACCGCCAACGATATTGGGCAAGAAGCTATCTGGGCTTTGGCACCATGGATCACGCAGAGCCGAATGACGGACACCGGGCGCTGGTGTCGATGGAAAGGGCGGGGCTGCTCGCTGGCTTGATCACTCAAAACGTGGATGGGCTCCACACTCGAGCTGGCTCGGTCGACCCCATCGACCTCCACGGCAGGATCGATCGCGTCGTGTGCCTGGCTCAAGGCCACCTCACCGACCGAGCACGAGTGCAGGCGCGGTTGGCCGAACTCAACCCGGGTTTTGCGGAAGGTAAAAACGTCGAGGTCGCTCCCGATGGGGACACTGTTTTGGAGGAGACCAGCGATTTCCGAGTTGTTGCCTGCGAGGAATGCGGCGGAATCCTGAAACCGGATGTGGTGTTTTTCGGTGAGTCGGTGCCATTGCCGCGAGTTCAGCAGGCACTGGCGATGGTAGCTGCTGCCAGCGCTCTCCTGGTAGCTGGCTCGTCGTTGACCGTGTTCTCCGGCTACCGCTTTGTGCGGCTGGCAGCCCGGGAAAACATCCCCATTGTGATCATCAACCGGGGCAGCACCCGCGGCGACGATCTCGCCACCATTAAGTTGGAAACTGGGACGACCCAGACCCTGCAGGCTTTAACGCAGCGCCTAACCACCGCCCAGTGACGACAATGGTGACCACGAACAAATGACGGGAATGTTATGAAGGTCGACGGCAAATTCAACGGCGCGATTGCAGGTATTGGCACATCGTCCGGCGTGAGGCTGGTGATTGGGATGTGGCCGGATTCCCCACTGGGTTCTTTCGCCGACGTGATGGTTCAGACCGCGGACGGAACCCGAATCCTATTGGCCCCCAACGAGGAAGCGGCTGAATTTGTCAGCGCCACCTATTCGTTTGACCACGTACGAATTCAGCCAGTCAAGCTGCGGCGATCAGGGGTGAGGTGGGGTATCAGCACTCCGGACCTGACGGTGGACTTCGCTACCGGCCGGCGCCACCCCCTGGGTTGGCTTCTGCAGCTGGTCCCCAGATGGTTATCGCTGAACCTGTTGTGGACTCGGGCCATTGACCCCATTGCTCGTGTTCTGGTGCCGGGCGTCCGCACCGTCGGTACGGCGGGAAACGGTCGTGGAGAATGGTATTCCGCGCTGGATATGCACAACATTCAGGGCGTCACCGGAACTTTCGATTC includes:
- a CDS encoding DUF1697 domain-containing protein, with the protein product MTTYVALLRAVNVGGAKVSMTALREIALRQGWTNVSTYINSGNLLFDSLDGPIRAADLVSSGIEAAIDRHVAVVVRTPDQLAATLERSRELFAHDDDKHVAIAFLDRPVQPASLGQYDLERYVVDGAQVHLLYPTGLGNSKLTTPLIEKKLDAVATTRGRKTVMALVARASKQA
- a CDS encoding lipoyl protein ligase domain-containing protein; amino-acid sequence: MTIVRLLSGPSGTDAALDLAVGPALLAAMAAEGGDPWLRIYRPSPTVAMTGRDKLLPGFDAAVQVSRAQGFVPVRRSSGGRAAAYTDQAICLDHIGYSATDLHDIKGRFAEYGELLAGALRSLGCDARMGEVAGE
- a CDS encoding 4a-hydroxytetrahydrobiopterin dehydratase; translated protein: METPHKLTSTELADALATLEGWETDGSALTVTYSLATSVAAVLFIVQVGQISEELNHHPDLDWRYNKVLLRITTHDAGGVVTELDRKLAGSISACASQFNAKPAN
- a CDS encoding NAD-dependent protein deacetylase — its product is MTSTDSEPHLAEAVGRVAQLLRGKSVAVLTGAGLSTDSGIPDYRGPGSGNRTPMFFQEFIKTDLNRQRYWARSYLGFGTMDHAEPNDGHRALVSMERAGLLAGLITQNVDGLHTRAGSVDPIDLHGRIDRVVCLAQGHLTDRARVQARLAELNPGFAEGKNVEVAPDGDTVLEETSDFRVVACEECGGILKPDVVFFGESVPLPRVQQALAMVAAASALLVAGSSLTVFSGYRFVRLAARENIPIVIINRGSTRGDDLATIKLETGTTQTLQALTQRLTTAQ
- a CDS encoding HAD family hydrolase → MNSVPAETDLPHAVLWDLDGTLIDSEHHWLTVQYALTDAHNAPWTEADSLASIGRALPDSARALRESGVDMPEPHIIDHLVDTVSELLKDGVTWMDGARKMLENLAAAGIPCALVTMSYRKIAEQVAAVAPKGAFRVIISGDDVEFGKPHPEPYLRAAAALGVKPEHCVAFEDSSAGVASAEAAGAKVVVLRGITKFPWRAGRSYVNSLASLNVQDVREIARGHVVDL
- a CDS encoding glutathione S-transferase family protein, translating into MSTDFSTEGSYVHGGEEFNRDTRYIQTRITRDGRDGYPVEAGRYRLVAAKACPWANRAIIVRRLLGLEDSISMGLCGPTHDSRSWTFDLDPNGVDPVLGIERLQQAYFARFPDYPRGITVPAIVDTTTGKVVTNNYPQITLDMSLEWKDFHREGAPDLYPEHMRAEIDEVADLVFRDVNNGVYRAGFAGSQQAYEKAYHRLFHRLDWLEDRLRNQRYLVGETITEADVRLFTTLARFDAVYHGHFKCNRNKLSEMPVLFAYARDLFQTPGFGDTTDFAQIKAHYYRVHVDINPTQIVPLGPDESLWQLPHNRADLGGLPFGNGTAPTVL